The window GCAGATCGAGGTCGGAGCGGATTGAAAGAGGTGGATTTTCCGCCAAGTTTGTTCGTTCTTTAGATAATTGAACAGCGAATTGATCTCCTGAACCACCGGCAGCCAGTCTTTACCCGGGATGAAACCCTGATCTTGTTTGAGGGATAGCAGAGACCCGCCTGCGGGTTCTTTTTCCGGTCGGTTCAAGCTCCGCTTTGAAAAATAGCGAATGAAACGAATGATGACCAACAGCAGGATCAGCCCGATCAGAATCAGCAGCAGCGGATCGCGATGCGTGAGCAAAA of the Candidatus Cloacimonadaceae bacterium genome contains:
- a CDS encoding SAVED domain-containing protein; this encodes LLTHRDPLLLILIGLILLLVIIRFIRYFSKRSLNRPEKEPAGGSLLSLKQDQGFIPGKDWLPVVQEINSLFNYLKNEQTWRKIHLFQSAPTSICMALGIAFGHFLPMRVYHYQTENGAGMYKEMYRMEEVF